A DNA window from Candidatus Hydrogenedentota bacterium contains the following coding sequences:
- a CDS encoding DUF169 domain-containing protein produces the protein TTRRFVASLPIQEIPTDYVLFRRMEREDLDNEAVKSVTLVVNPDQLSALVVMANHEHPERENVGIPYGAGCQVIGIFMYREAEKEHPRALVGLTDLSARKNLERLIGKDKMTFSMTPKMFQWMEENVDTSFFKRHTWAALQETTRP, from the coding sequence AGACAACACGCCGCTTTGTTGCAAGCTTGCCCATCCAAGAGATCCCTACAGACTATGTTCTCTTTCGGCGTATGGAACGGGAAGACTTGGACAACGAAGCCGTAAAGAGTGTTACTTTAGTGGTAAACCCGGATCAGCTATCGGCTTTGGTGGTCATGGCAAATCATGAGCATCCGGAACGGGAAAACGTGGGTATACCCTACGGAGCCGGATGCCAGGTTATCGGGATCTTTATGTACCGTGAAGCTGAGAAAGAGCACCCGCGCGCCTTGGTAGGCTTAACCGATTTGTCGGCAAGGAAAAATTTGGAGCGGCTCATCGGCAAGGACAAAATGACCTTTTCCATGACGCCCAAAATGTTTCAATGGATGGAAGAGAACGTAGACACCAGCTTTTTCAAGCGCCATACCTGGGCTGCGCTGCAAGAAACGACAAGGCCTTAG